The Apium graveolens cultivar Ventura chromosome 6, ASM990537v1, whole genome shotgun sequence genome contains a region encoding:
- the LOC141665597 gene encoding guanine nucleotide-binding protein-like NSN1, producing the protein MLHFPTFKLCSYITALVPREAVEKWLKYLREELPTVAFKCSTQEQRSNLGWKSAPKTAKAAKATAKSSNLLQTSDCLGAETLIKLLKNYSRSHEMKKSISVGVVGLPNVGKSSLINSLRRCHVVNVGATPGLTRSMQEVQLDKNVKLLDCPGVVMARSGESDASIALRNCKRIEKLEDPAGPVREILKLCPAETLVSIFKIPNFDSADEFLLQIVATARGKLKKGGIIDVDSEIFNLLKWWQLVLLLLIRRWLRFVYYRSYFCISTGHLLGYIFSCIIRMEHVYGSKKTEHVYG; encoded by the exons ATGCTTCATTTTCCCACTTTTAAATTGTGTTCTTACATTACAGCTCTTGTCCCTCGGGAAGCTGTTGAGAAGTGGCTGAAGTATCTTAGAGAAGAACTACCAACAGTAGCTTTTAAGTGTAGCACCCAAGAGCAGAGGTCAAACTTGGGTTGGAAATCTGCACCGAAGACTGCGAAGGCTGCCAAAGCTACTGCAAAATCTAGCAATCTTCTTCAAACCAGTGACTGCCTTGGAGCTGAAACGCTTATCAAATTGCTTAAAAACTACTCAAGAAGCCATGAG ATGAAGAAATCAATTTCAGTTGGTGTTGTAGGCCTACCCAATGTTGGAAAGAGTAGTCTTATTAACAGCTTGAGGAGATGTCATGTTGTCAATGTTGGTGCTACTCCAGGACTGACCAGATCTATGCAAGAAGTTCAGTTAGATAAAAATGTTAAATTGTTGGATTGCCCTGGGGTAGTTATGGCAAGATCTGGAGAGAGTGATGCATCTATTGCTCTTCGAAATTGCAAGAGAATTGAGAAGTTAGAAGATCCTGCTGGTCCAG TAAGGGAAATTCTTAAATTATGTCCTGCCGAGACGTTGGTATCCATATTTAAGATCCCCAATTTTGATTCAGCTGATGAATTTCTTCTTCAGATCGTAGCAACTGCTAGAGGCAAGCTCAAAAAGGGTGGGATTATAGACGTTGATTCTGAAATTTTCAACCTACTGAAATGGTGGCAACTGGTACTGTTACTTTTGATAAGAAGATGGCTGAGGTTTGTATATTACCGATCTTACTTCTGTATAAG